The proteins below come from a single Cupriavidus sp. P-10 genomic window:
- a CDS encoding NAD(P)-dependent oxidoreductase: MMEMKRVAFVGAGSMGAPMARCARRAGFDLIVCDRNQAVLDAFSGEGARVTTSVAECASADAIIVLLANDAQILEAMLGPGGLADAFPAGHQPVVCMMSTTLPDTLQTISAGLRASGARLIDAPVSGGIVGAEQATLTVMMGGDPEDVAAVMPLMRSMGKNIFHCGALGSGEVVKIINNMLCIANMFLTAEAIDLAERYGVSFESLAPILNVSTGRNFLTEDAGIGRSQYAAWARSEAAFTSLHNVVSKDLHLAKKLADTTGIDLRLLDRVSQYLDSTDSQAMQRWMRHGHVVA; encoded by the coding sequence ATGATGGAAATGAAGAGGGTGGCCTTTGTCGGCGCTGGAAGCATGGGCGCGCCCATGGCTCGCTGTGCGCGGCGCGCAGGATTCGATCTCATCGTCTGCGATCGGAATCAGGCCGTGCTCGACGCCTTTTCGGGCGAGGGAGCGCGCGTGACAACCTCGGTGGCGGAATGTGCCTCTGCAGATGCGATCATCGTCCTGCTAGCCAACGACGCTCAGATCCTGGAAGCGATGCTCGGGCCGGGCGGACTTGCAGACGCCTTTCCGGCGGGACACCAGCCAGTCGTTTGCATGATGAGCACGACCTTGCCCGATACGCTCCAGACCATCAGCGCCGGCTTGCGTGCTTCCGGGGCACGCCTCATCGATGCGCCCGTCAGCGGTGGGATCGTGGGCGCAGAACAAGCCACGCTCACGGTCATGATGGGGGGCGATCCAGAAGATGTGGCTGCTGTGATGCCGTTGATGAGATCGATGGGAAAAAACATCTTCCACTGCGGGGCCCTTGGCTCTGGCGAGGTTGTGAAAATCATCAACAACATGCTTTGTATCGCAAACATGTTCCTGACGGCTGAAGCCATCGACCTGGCGGAACGCTATGGCGTCAGCTTTGAGAGCCTCGCCCCCATTCTGAATGTCAGTACCGGACGCAATTTTCTTACCGAAGATGCCGGGATTGGCCGAAGCCAGTACGCCGCATGGGCCCGATCCGAAGCCGCATTCACTTCACTTCACAATGTCGTCAGCAAGGACCTGCACCTGGCAAAGAAGCTGGCGGATACGACCGGTATCGATTTGCGGTTACTGGATCGGGTCTCCCAGTATCTCGACAGCACCGATAGCCAGGCAATGCAACGATGGATGCGCCATGGTCACGTAGTTGCTTGA
- a CDS encoding LysR substrate-binding domain-containing protein: protein MLSSEQRFLTSAPSTEESILRTWINILMGEILSGARLACDGRQVDAASYRPRSHYLIFVASVLPAAISRRHEPPRPSSDVPALPLIAYDEDLPLIRPIWAAMFQFAPTLQAALTIPDLRIIQDLVVKGQGWSVLPDYQCTEALASGRLVSVTRAKDAPTNNLYLVWNKASMRNPRIVHARDFILGLFSRKT, encoded by the coding sequence ATGCTGTCATCCGAGCAGCGTTTCTTGACCTCTGCTCCGAGTACGGAGGAATCAATTTTAAGGACTTGGATAAATATTCTTATGGGTGAGATACTGTCGGGAGCCCGGCTGGCGTGCGACGGTAGGCAAGTGGACGCTGCTTCATACAGGCCGCGGTCACACTACCTGATCTTCGTCGCGAGCGTGTTGCCAGCGGCGATAAGTCGACGCCATGAGCCACCTCGACCATCTTCGGACGTTCCGGCGCTCCCGCTCATTGCCTATGACGAGGATTTGCCATTGATCCGGCCGATCTGGGCGGCCATGTTCCAATTTGCGCCGACATTGCAGGCCGCGCTGACCATCCCCGATTTGCGCATCATCCAGGACCTGGTCGTCAAGGGACAGGGGTGGAGCGTGTTGCCCGACTATCAGTGCACCGAGGCGCTGGCGTCGGGACGACTGGTTTCCGTCACCCGAGCCAAGGACGCGCCGACCAACAACCTCTATCTGGTATGGAACAAGGCCTCGATGCGCAATCCACGCATCGTTCATGCGCGCGATTTCATTCTTGGCCTGTTCAGCCGGAAGACCTAA
- a CDS encoding MFS transporter has protein sequence MPFVVYIFTLSAFALGLAEFVPIGLTDVMAHSLNVDIEQAGSAVTTYALGATFAAPVLTALTAGWTRKCTMLMTVLVFTVGSLAAAVATNLSTLLIARFVAGMGHGLFLAVASSTAARLVGAKKASSAVAVVFGGFTIAMAIGVPVSTYLGGTISWRPVLGAIGAFGALGFLGLLLGMKEPPQTQGHEGSDSVGQALKAIVDPVLLFAALVTVLGYAGSFTAYTYIAPLLTKVTHVSSQTVGIFMLVYGVLAAIGNVIGGKLTDRLGVNRASVALIAGITTIALGMWALASSSPAMGILVALLGMFTFAAVPALQARLVGVAEQHAPHAHGVAAGLNIAGFNSGIALGSLVGGMTLGTLGVSYTGIAGAVISTLGLMVLLVQLARSGGVDYRAVAGTGH, from the coding sequence ATGCCATTTGTTGTTTACATCTTCACGCTCAGTGCGTTTGCACTGGGCCTCGCGGAGTTCGTTCCCATCGGCCTGACCGACGTCATGGCACACAGCCTGAACGTCGATATTGAGCAAGCCGGAAGCGCTGTGACGACGTACGCGCTGGGCGCGACCTTTGCCGCGCCAGTCCTGACGGCTTTGACGGCCGGATGGACGCGCAAGTGCACCATGCTGATGACCGTCTTAGTCTTCACCGTCGGCAGCCTGGCCGCGGCCGTCGCTACCAATCTGTCCACCTTGCTGATCGCGCGTTTCGTCGCTGGAATGGGGCACGGCCTGTTCCTAGCGGTTGCCTCCAGCACGGCAGCTCGTCTTGTGGGAGCGAAGAAGGCCAGCAGCGCTGTGGCCGTCGTATTCGGTGGCTTCACGATCGCCATGGCAATCGGCGTCCCGGTCAGCACTTACCTGGGCGGCACGATCTCCTGGCGCCCGGTGCTCGGCGCGATCGGGGCATTCGGTGCATTGGGCTTCCTGGGCTTACTGCTGGGCATGAAGGAGCCTCCGCAAACGCAGGGGCATGAAGGTTCGGACTCCGTCGGCCAGGCGTTGAAGGCGATCGTCGACCCCGTTCTGCTCTTCGCCGCCCTCGTGACGGTCCTGGGCTATGCCGGCTCGTTTACCGCCTACACCTACATCGCACCGCTGCTTACGAAGGTCACGCACGTCAGCAGCCAAACGGTCGGCATCTTTATGCTGGTCTATGGCGTGCTTGCCGCGATTGGCAACGTGATCGGGGGCAAGCTTACCGACCGACTCGGGGTAAACCGGGCAAGCGTAGCCTTGATCGCCGGCATTACCACCATCGCACTGGGCATGTGGGCGCTTGCCTCGTCATCCCCCGCAATGGGCATTCTTGTCGCGCTGCTGGGCATGTTCACCTTCGCTGCAGTGCCGGCCCTGCAAGCCCGTCTGGTCGGCGTCGCCGAGCAGCATGCTCCCCACGCCCATGGCGTGGCCGCCGGCCTGAACATCGCCGGCTTCAACTCTGGTATCGCGCTCGGTTCCCTGGTCGGCGGCATGACCCTCGGCACCCTGGGCGTTTCCTACACCGGCATCGCGGGCGCCGTGATCTCCACCCTCGGTTTGATGGTACTGCTTGTGCAACTGGCTCGCAGCGGGGGCGTTGACTACCGCGCGGTGGCCGGGACGGGTCACTAA
- a CDS encoding Lrp/AsnC ligand binding domain-containing protein yields the protein MPDMGAYQHFLSRTLTRIRGVEHIRSSFALKTVQNRTSPIL from the coding sequence GTGCCCGATATGGGCGCGTACCAGCACTTCCTGAGCAGGACACTGACCCGCATCCGGGGCGTTGAGCACATACGGTCCAGCTTTGCACTCAAGACCGTGCAGAACCGTACGTCCCCGATACTCTAG
- a CDS encoding NADH:flavin oxidoreductase/NADH oxidase gives MENPPLSPALFTPLRVRNLDLPNRIVISPMCQYSATDGCMSDWHLIHLGQLSLSGAALLTIEATAVVPEGRISYGDVGLYNDATESSMARTLEGVRRWSDMPIAIQLAHAGRKASTDIPWLGRSQIQPDHENGWQTEAPSAIPLDSSYLPPTALDKDGLKRVRDAFAAAARRAARLGIDAVQIHAAHGYLLHTFLSPLSNQRTDEYGGSLENRARFPLEVLDAVRDAFPSDRAVSVRISATDWVEGGFTLDEAVAFSQMLEARGADAINVSTGGLHPAQKIVLAPGYQVPHARAVKAAVKIPVVAVGLISEPTHADAIVAAGDADLIGLARTVIYDPRWPWHAAAALGGTATAVPQYLRCVPQLHRNAFRAQHQHSFLNEQVS, from the coding sequence ATGGAGAATCCTCCTTTGTCACCAGCCCTTTTCACCCCCCTTCGCGTGCGGAATCTTGATCTCCCGAATCGCATCGTCATTTCCCCGATGTGCCAGTACTCGGCTACCGATGGTTGCATGAGTGACTGGCACCTGATCCATCTCGGACAGCTATCCCTCTCCGGGGCCGCGCTCTTGACAATCGAAGCAACTGCTGTGGTGCCGGAGGGCCGCATTAGTTACGGCGACGTCGGTCTCTACAATGACGCAACAGAATCCTCCATGGCCAGGACCCTCGAAGGCGTGCGACGCTGGTCAGATATGCCCATTGCCATCCAACTGGCCCACGCTGGCCGCAAGGCTTCGACAGACATCCCGTGGCTTGGACGCAGTCAGATTCAGCCGGATCATGAAAACGGCTGGCAAACTGAGGCCCCATCTGCCATTCCGTTGGATTCCTCCTATCTGCCACCAACCGCTCTCGACAAGGACGGCCTAAAGCGGGTGCGAGATGCATTCGCCGCCGCGGCCAGACGCGCCGCCCGGCTCGGCATCGATGCCGTCCAGATTCACGCTGCGCATGGCTATCTCCTACACACGTTCCTGTCGCCACTTTCGAATCAGCGCACAGACGAATATGGGGGATCTCTGGAGAACCGCGCCCGCTTTCCGCTGGAAGTCCTCGACGCGGTTCGGGATGCCTTTCCTTCCGACCGCGCCGTTTCGGTCCGCATCTCGGCGACCGACTGGGTTGAAGGGGGCTTCACGCTCGATGAGGCTGTCGCCTTTTCGCAGATGCTCGAAGCCCGCGGGGCGGATGCCATTAACGTGTCGACTGGCGGCCTGCATCCCGCTCAGAAAATTGTGCTCGCGCCGGGCTACCAGGTGCCGCATGCACGCGCCGTCAAGGCCGCGGTGAAGATTCCGGTGGTCGCCGTCGGCCTAATCTCCGAACCCACCCATGCAGATGCGATTGTCGCCGCCGGCGACGCCGACCTGATCGGCCTGGCCCGGACGGTGATCTACGATCCGCGATGGCCGTGGCATGCCGCCGCCGCGCTTGGTGGAACGGCTACCGCTGTCCCCCAGTATCTGCGCTGTGTCCCGCAACTGCATCGCAACGCATTTCGGGCGCAGCACCAACATTCCTTTCTGAATGAGCAGGTGAGCTGA
- the yghU gene encoding glutathione-dependent disulfide-bond oxidoreductase: MNNPPDYMPPKVWTWNRSGVSLNRPIAGATREQALPVGRHPLQLYSLATPNGQKVTILLEELLVLGHAAAEYDAWPIRIGQGEQFGTGFVAVNPNSKIPALVDRSGAEPLRIFESGAILLYLAEKFGEFLPTDAAARAECLSWLFWQMGSAPYVGGGFGHFYAYAPTKIEYAIDRFAMEAKRLLDVLDQRLAQTEYLAGGQYTIADIATFPWYGGLVNGWLYDGAEFLSVQDYRHVRRWADSILERPAVKRGRMVNRLSGEAAGQLHERHDASDFETRTQDKLGAVR, translated from the coding sequence ATGAACAATCCTCCCGATTACATGCCGCCCAAAGTCTGGACCTGGAACAGGAGCGGTGTCAGTTTGAATCGGCCGATTGCCGGCGCTACCCGCGAACAGGCGTTGCCGGTCGGCCGTCATCCGCTGCAGTTGTACTCGCTTGCTACCCCGAACGGCCAGAAGGTAACGATCCTGCTGGAGGAGTTGCTGGTGCTGGGTCACGCCGCCGCGGAGTATGATGCCTGGCCGATCCGGATCGGCCAGGGCGAGCAGTTCGGCACCGGTTTTGTCGCGGTCAATCCAAACTCGAAGATCCCGGCACTGGTCGATCGTTCCGGCGCTGAGCCCTTGCGAATCTTTGAGTCCGGGGCAATCCTGCTTTATCTGGCCGAAAAGTTCGGCGAGTTCCTCCCGACCGACGCCGCCGCGCGCGCCGAATGTCTGTCGTGGCTGTTTTGGCAAATGGGAAGCGCCCCTTATGTCGGTGGCGGATTCGGACACTTCTATGCCTATGCCCCGACCAAGATCGAGTATGCAATCGACCGCTTTGCCATGGAGGCCAAGCGCTTGCTCGATGTGCTCGACCAGCGGCTGGCGCAAACCGAATACCTGGCAGGCGGCCAATACACGATTGCCGACATCGCGACATTTCCGTGGTATGGGGGACTGGTGAATGGCTGGCTCTACGACGGCGCCGAGTTCTTGTCGGTGCAAGACTACCGGCACGTGCGGCGCTGGGCTGATTCCATTCTGGAACGGCCGGCGGTAAAGCGGGGCCGCATGGTCAACCGCTTGAGCGGAGAGGCTGCCGGCCAGTTGCATGAGCGCCATGACGCCAGCGATTTTGAGACCCGAACACAGGACAAGCTGGGGGCGGTGCGCTGA
- the yfcF gene encoding glutathione transferase, with protein MSARLQLYVDANFVSPFAMPVFVALHEKGLPFDLCTIDLGRKAQHTPAYAAASLTSKVPTLVHGEFALSESSAITEYIDEVFAGTALYPRDPQQRARARQVQSWLRTDLMPLRRARTSDRLFCKTWAEPLDSEAEEAANKLFAIADRLVPAGAPQLFGEWSVADLELAIMLNRLILSGDPVPQRLVDYAGHQWQRPSVQRWINLKRPAPDPLPVYRHE; from the coding sequence ATGTCTGCCAGATTGCAGCTCTACGTAGATGCTAACTTCGTCAGCCCATTTGCAATGCCGGTGTTTGTTGCCCTGCACGAGAAGGGGTTGCCATTTGACCTATGCACCATCGACCTCGGCAGGAAAGCGCAGCATACGCCCGCCTATGCAGCCGCGTCACTGACAAGCAAGGTGCCTACTCTGGTCCATGGTGAATTCGCGTTGTCCGAGTCTTCCGCCATTACGGAGTACATCGACGAGGTGTTCGCGGGGACAGCGCTATATCCCCGAGATCCGCAGCAGCGGGCGCGGGCGCGGCAGGTCCAGTCGTGGCTGCGTACGGACCTGATGCCGCTCAGGCGTGCCCGTACGTCGGACAGGCTCTTCTGCAAGACTTGGGCAGAGCCCTTGGATAGCGAAGCAGAAGAGGCTGCGAACAAGCTGTTCGCCATCGCTGACAGGCTGGTCCCTGCCGGCGCGCCACAACTGTTCGGTGAATGGAGTGTGGCCGACCTGGAGCTGGCCATCATGCTCAATCGCCTGATCCTGAGTGGCGATCCTGTTCCGCAACGACTGGTCGACTACGCTGGGCACCAGTGGCAACGACCGTCCGTGCAACGCTGGATCAATTTGAAACGGCCGGCTCCCGACCCGCTGCCTGTGTACAGGCATGAGTGA
- a CDS encoding Gfo/Idh/MocA family protein, with translation MTTAEGTCHWGILGSASIAKKNWHAIINAGNSRIVAVGSRSAESAQRFIDECQASVPTPYAVEAVEGYEALIARQDIDALYIPLPTAVRTEWAVKAAQAGKHIVIEKPCGITAADLQRIIDAANASGVQVMDGVMFQHSTRLQAMRSVLDDGISVGEIRRIATHFSFIGDDGWIQRNCLTEPAGCLGDVGWYNIRLILFALNYDLPVEVRGRILQGVQRPDGSGVTPVEFSGELFFGNGVSATLYNAFNTSRQQWAYISGLNGYLHLKDFVLPHYGNEISFTVGNDSFGGNGCFFNLEKHERTISLPEYSNNHTTAQESNLYRTFAELVLSGKRDPFWPEVAQKTQRVLDALLESANAGGVSIMLS, from the coding sequence ATGACCACCGCTGAAGGAACTTGCCACTGGGGCATCCTAGGCTCTGCGAGCATCGCAAAGAAGAACTGGCATGCAATCATTAATGCCGGTAACAGCCGTATTGTCGCGGTCGGTAGCCGCTCGGCTGAGAGCGCACAACGGTTCATCGATGAATGTCAGGCGTCGGTGCCCACGCCTTACGCCGTGGAAGCAGTCGAAGGGTACGAGGCGCTGATCGCGCGTCAGGACATCGACGCCCTCTATATTCCGCTTCCGACCGCCGTCCGGACCGAATGGGCGGTCAAAGCGGCGCAGGCAGGCAAGCATATCGTGATCGAGAAGCCTTGCGGTATCACGGCGGCCGACCTGCAGCGGATCATCGATGCGGCCAACGCCTCCGGCGTGCAGGTAATGGACGGCGTCATGTTCCAGCACTCGACGCGCTTGCAGGCGATGCGCTCAGTGCTTGATGACGGCATCAGTGTTGGCGAGATTCGCCGTATTGCCACGCATTTCAGCTTCATTGGAGATGACGGATGGATTCAGCGCAACTGCCTGACGGAACCAGCCGGCTGCCTTGGTGATGTGGGTTGGTACAACATTCGGCTTATCCTCTTCGCCCTGAACTACGACCTGCCTGTTGAAGTGCGTGGCCGCATCCTGCAAGGCGTGCAACGACCCGACGGCTCAGGTGTGACGCCTGTCGAATTCTCGGGTGAACTGTTCTTTGGCAATGGGGTTTCGGCGACGCTCTACAACGCTTTCAACACCAGCCGCCAGCAGTGGGCCTACATCAGCGGATTGAATGGCTACTTGCACCTGAAGGACTTTGTATTGCCGCACTACGGAAATGAGATCTCGTTTACGGTAGGCAACGACAGCTTCGGCGGGAACGGATGCTTCTTCAACCTGGAGAAACACGAGCGTACGATCTCGCTGCCGGAGTACAGCAACAACCACACGACCGCGCAGGAGTCGAACCTGTACCGGACGTTCGCCGAACTCGTCCTGTCGGGTAAACGCGATCCGTTCTGGCCAGAGGTGGCGCAGAAAACGCAGCGCGTCCTGGATGCGCTGCTGGAATCCGCCAACGCTGGCGGCGTCTCCATCATGCTGTCCTGA
- a CDS encoding MFS transporter, with protein sequence MDTQTHSGTSGRWANTQFLVMAYTLSAIMAGATVASPLYPIYEEVFHIGPGGVTIAYTAYMVGTLLALLFLGHLSDHLGHIRTLRVAATLALAGLVLSGVAPDLLILSIGRFTIGVAAGIASTSATAGLVAASPPNRLRQASSIGSLMTIVGLGLGPLVGGFIAQDLPFPLHLPYGVLGGALLLALVALGSQRHGQPSTIAGFFPRLRFHLPDMHQVKQFATVAVIAFIGYTLFSLFASLAPSFFDTFLPWDGPAVGGIGVAMLFAASAAAQVTFTGIDPKRGLVVGSLLVTAALAMLAASVKFSSGLLFIASDVLGGFGQGLTFMSALLVVNAMTTSVRRAGMISSFFTIAYLGGIVPVLGLGVAADRLGLDASLIGLSILMAAIAGTLTFAAQRLVSNVQCHSR encoded by the coding sequence ATGGACACGCAAACACACTCAGGAACCAGCGGTCGCTGGGCCAACACGCAGTTCCTTGTCATGGCCTACACGCTGAGCGCCATCATGGCCGGTGCAACCGTCGCCAGCCCGTTATATCCCATATATGAAGAAGTGTTTCATATCGGGCCGGGCGGCGTGACGATTGCCTATACCGCTTACATGGTCGGCACGCTGTTGGCATTGCTGTTTCTCGGTCATCTCAGCGACCATCTTGGCCATATCCGGACGTTGCGGGTGGCAGCGACACTCGCACTTGCCGGACTCGTCCTTTCCGGAGTCGCTCCGGATCTTCTGATTCTTTCGATCGGGCGTTTCACAATCGGAGTCGCCGCAGGCATTGCTTCCACGTCAGCGACGGCCGGACTGGTAGCGGCTTCGCCGCCAAACCGACTGAGGCAAGCTTCATCGATCGGGTCATTGATGACCATTGTCGGCCTAGGCCTAGGACCACTGGTTGGTGGTTTTATCGCGCAAGACTTGCCATTCCCGCTGCACCTGCCTTACGGCGTGCTGGGCGGTGCGCTGTTGCTGGCTCTTGTGGCATTGGGCAGCCAGAGACACGGGCAACCTTCAACAATCGCCGGCTTCTTTCCGCGTCTACGCTTTCATTTGCCCGACATGCATCAGGTCAAGCAATTTGCCACGGTGGCGGTCATCGCGTTTATTGGCTACACCCTTTTCAGTCTCTTTGCATCACTGGCGCCTTCATTCTTTGATACCTTTCTTCCATGGGACGGGCCGGCCGTTGGCGGCATTGGGGTCGCCATGCTCTTTGCGGCATCAGCGGCTGCTCAAGTTACGTTCACTGGGATCGATCCTAAAAGAGGGCTTGTGGTGGGTTCCCTTCTCGTGACCGCCGCCCTGGCGATGCTGGCAGCATCAGTGAAGTTTTCCTCCGGGTTGTTGTTCATCGCAAGCGATGTACTCGGTGGATTCGGTCAGGGCCTTACCTTCATGTCCGCTCTGCTGGTCGTCAATGCCATGACGACGTCTGTGCGCCGGGCAGGAATGATTTCATCCTTCTTCACTATTGCCTATCTCGGCGGCATTGTTCCCGTGCTTGGTCTTGGGGTTGCAGCAGACCGGCTGGGGCTTGACGCGTCTCTGATTGGACTATCGATCCTCATGGCTGCCATCGCTGGTACGCTCACTTTCGCCGCGCAGCGTCTGGTTTCCAATGTTCAGTGTCACAGCCGCTAG
- a CDS encoding transcriptional regulator GcvA: protein MDLRQLPNLSSLKVFEAAARLESFSRAAEELFVTHSAVSHQIRSLEADLGIALFKRDGRRITLTDRGRRYAEQIRSSLFDIASATESMRSGDREKRLVISLLPSFAARWLTPRIGRFIEQYPELDVELQSTHTLTDFNRDDVDVVLRFGDGNYPELFVEPLLDEVFFPACAPTFNGGNLPKTPEDLAGVTLLRHDYEMWRAWFLAAGLEGWTEPRRGVLYQDASHLIQASMDGQGVALVRRSLAMQDVVNGRLVRLFDIDAASPWAYWFICPQPLLETFRVQALRKWLHEETRQFQAMYARSPHAVGKAGKAGEVMRQAKKEHSREAPSQDTDQRIS from the coding sequence ATGGACTTGCGACAACTACCAAATCTGAGCTCTCTGAAGGTATTCGAGGCCGCAGCCCGCCTGGAGAGCTTCTCGCGGGCTGCGGAAGAACTGTTCGTCACCCACAGTGCCGTCAGTCATCAGATCCGTTCACTGGAAGCCGACCTTGGCATCGCGCTGTTCAAGCGGGATGGCAGGCGAATAACGTTGACCGATCGCGGGCGGCGCTATGCGGAACAAATCCGGTCTTCTCTGTTCGATATCGCGTCGGCAACCGAGTCGATGCGCTCGGGTGATCGCGAAAAGCGTCTTGTGATCAGCTTGCTCCCATCGTTTGCCGCGCGCTGGTTGACGCCCCGCATTGGACGCTTCATCGAGCAGTACCCCGAACTCGACGTCGAACTGCAGTCCACGCATACGCTCACCGATTTCAACCGTGATGACGTCGATGTCGTGCTGCGTTTCGGGGACGGCAATTATCCGGAGCTATTCGTCGAGCCGCTGCTCGACGAGGTCTTTTTCCCGGCCTGTGCCCCAACGTTCAATGGCGGGAACTTGCCAAAGACGCCTGAAGACCTGGCTGGCGTGACCTTACTACGCCACGACTACGAGATGTGGAGGGCCTGGTTCCTGGCCGCGGGCCTGGAAGGATGGACAGAACCGCGACGCGGCGTGCTGTATCAGGATGCGTCGCACCTGATACAGGCGTCGATGGATGGTCAGGGCGTTGCGCTGGTGCGGCGCTCGTTGGCCATGCAGGACGTCGTCAATGGACGCCTCGTCCGCTTGTTCGACATCGATGCGGCTAGCCCGTGGGCCTATTGGTTCATCTGCCCCCAACCCTTGCTGGAGACATTCAGGGTCCAGGCGCTGCGTAAGTGGCTACATGAGGAAACTCGGCAATTTCAGGCGATGTACGCGCGAAGCCCGCACGCTGTGGGGAAAGCGGGGAAAGCCGGTGAGGTGATGCGACAAGCAAAGAAGGAGCATAGCCGCGAAGCCCCGAGCCAGGATACTGATCAACGCATCAGCTGA
- a CDS encoding sigma-54 interaction domain-containing protein codes for MKREAEGILVLDADGTMKFASGLGHDALIAGHLVRLWQDRMRTPLKRVSAMTDLEHPMTIAAIPSRDAVCFLIFALQEANELSEFLATVDSAEDILRHFITDPYKAMVVVDTAGKITYMSPVHERFFGLKRGEALGRHVTTVIENTKLQEVAVTGKGQVGQLQEMNGIKRVVSRLPVLDRNQRVVAAIGQVMFKGPEAMQAVTTELAQVRQELDFYRRELSGIGNRTYGLDQIVGSSDAVRRLKEDILRVAPLDVPVLLAGESGSGKELVAHAIHMLSPRSDKPLVLVNSAAMPPNLVESELFGYEPGAFTGADRKGRKGKFEAADTGTLFLDEIGDMPVDMQVKLLRVLQDGQFERIGGERARHSDFRLISASNRDFSAMIAKSSFRLDLFYRISAVTLRLPALRDRLEDIPELADKFLEAFGTRHGAPKKAISDSAIRFLQSCAWPGNVRQLQHAIERAAIFCDGPILSIADFGNLESADSVLAMGSVSSLPRNGENANPDMRKAMERVESEMILEAMRRTGGNKKRVAEELGISRSYLYKRLRLMEDALTSELATR; via the coding sequence ATGAAGCGTGAAGCAGAAGGCATCCTCGTTCTCGATGCGGACGGGACCATGAAGTTCGCCAGCGGACTCGGGCACGACGCCTTGATCGCGGGTCACCTCGTCCGCCTTTGGCAGGACCGCATGCGGACTCCTCTCAAGCGCGTGTCTGCCATGACCGATTTGGAACACCCCATGACAATCGCCGCCATTCCATCACGGGACGCGGTGTGCTTCCTGATCTTTGCCTTACAGGAAGCCAACGAGCTGAGCGAATTCCTGGCGACTGTCGACTCGGCGGAAGACATTCTTCGCCACTTCATCACCGATCCCTACAAGGCCATGGTGGTGGTGGACACCGCGGGCAAGATCACGTACATGAGCCCGGTCCATGAACGGTTCTTTGGCCTCAAGCGCGGCGAGGCTCTGGGTCGGCATGTCACCACCGTGATCGAGAATACGAAGCTGCAAGAGGTCGCGGTGACTGGCAAAGGTCAGGTTGGCCAGCTACAGGAAATGAACGGCATCAAGCGCGTGGTGTCGCGCCTGCCGGTCCTGGATCGCAATCAGCGTGTCGTTGCCGCGATAGGACAGGTGATGTTCAAAGGGCCGGAAGCGATGCAGGCAGTGACGACCGAGTTGGCGCAAGTTCGTCAGGAACTGGATTTCTACCGCCGAGAGCTTTCCGGCATCGGAAATCGTACCTACGGGCTGGATCAGATTGTCGGGAGCAGCGACGCGGTGCGCCGGCTCAAGGAAGACATTCTGCGCGTGGCACCGCTGGACGTACCCGTCCTGCTAGCGGGGGAAAGTGGCTCGGGCAAGGAGTTGGTTGCCCATGCCATCCATATGCTGAGCCCGCGCAGCGACAAGCCACTGGTGCTAGTAAACTCCGCGGCGATGCCGCCGAACCTGGTGGAAAGTGAGCTGTTCGGGTACGAGCCCGGCGCCTTTACGGGCGCAGATCGCAAAGGGCGCAAAGGCAAGTTCGAAGCCGCCGATACCGGTACGCTGTTCCTGGATGAGATCGGCGACATGCCGGTCGACATGCAGGTCAAGCTGCTTCGGGTGCTGCAGGATGGGCAGTTCGAGCGTATCGGCGGGGAGCGGGCGCGGCATTCCGACTTCCGGCTGATTTCCGCGAGTAACCGCGATTTCAGTGCCATGATCGCCAAGTCAAGCTTCCGCCTGGATCTGTTCTATCGCATCAGCGCAGTGACATTGCGCCTGCCCGCTCTGCGTGATCGGCTGGAGGATATCCCCGAGTTGGCCGACAAGTTCCTGGAGGCGTTTGGCACCCGCCATGGTGCGCCAAAGAAGGCGATTTCCGACTCCGCAATCCGCTTCCTGCAATCTTGCGCATGGCCGGGCAACGTCCGGCAATTGCAGCATGCTATCGAACGGGCTGCGATCTTCTGCGACGGCCCGATTCTTTCCATCGCAGATTTCGGCAATCTGGAAAGCGCCGATTCGGTGCTGGCAATGGGCTCCGTGAGTAGCCTGCCACGGAACGGCGAGAACGCCAACCCGGACATGCGCAAAGCAATGGAGCGCGTCGAGTCCGAGATGATCCTGGAGGCGATGCGCCGTACTGGTGGCAACAAAAAGCGCGTTGCGGAAGAGCTTGGCATCTCGCGTTCGTATCTCTACAAGCGACTCAGGCTTATGGAGGATGCATTGACCAGCGAGCTCGCGACAAGATAG